A single Actinomadura algeriensis DNA region contains:
- the pqqA gene encoding pyrroloquinoline quinone precursor peptide PqqA produces the protein MIEHTADTDRTEDRAARWVTPDFQIVETSMEVTAYFTAES, from the coding sequence ATGATCGAGCACACCGCCGACACCGACCGGACCGAGGACCGCGCGGCCCGCTGGGTCACGCCCGACTTCCAGATCGTGGAGACCTCCATGGAGGTCACGGCCTACTTCACGGCCGAGTCCTGA
- the pqqB gene encoding pyrroloquinoline quinone biosynthesis protein PqqB produces MRLLTLGTAAGGGVPQWNCACPGCAAARAEPALRRRHASIAVEAGGGRWYVVNATPDIGEQIEECAALHPGPGRRDTPVAGVILTDAELDHTLGVPRLREASGLRIVATGAVRAALSGGLRLDRVLAPYAGLSWTALPVRRPEALDGGPLEIQGIRISGKRPRYAADLEAEDDAWVVALRVRDRRDGKVLVYAPCLAGWPAGLDDALRDADCVFVDGTFWDDEEPRRAGFTERTATGMGHLPITGPGGTIDRLAALPAARRLYTHLNNTNRLVDPGDAGHRRLAAAGIEAAREGAVIEL; encoded by the coding sequence ATGCGGCTGCTGACACTCGGCACCGCGGCGGGCGGCGGCGTGCCCCAGTGGAACTGCGCGTGCCCGGGGTGCGCCGCCGCCCGCGCCGAGCCGGCCCTGCGGCGGCGCCACGCGTCGATCGCCGTCGAGGCCGGGGGCGGGCGGTGGTACGTGGTCAACGCGACGCCCGACATCGGCGAGCAGATCGAGGAGTGCGCCGCACTGCACCCGGGGCCCGGACGGCGCGACACCCCGGTCGCCGGGGTGATCCTCACCGACGCCGAACTCGACCACACGCTCGGCGTGCCCCGGCTGCGCGAGGCGTCCGGGCTGCGGATCGTCGCGACCGGCGCGGTCCGCGCGGCGCTGTCCGGCGGCCTGCGCCTCGACCGGGTCCTCGCCCCCTACGCGGGTCTGTCGTGGACGGCGCTGCCGGTGCGGCGGCCGGAGGCCCTCGACGGCGGGCCGCTCGAGATCCAGGGAATCCGGATCTCGGGCAAGCGGCCCCGCTACGCCGCCGACCTGGAGGCCGAGGACGACGCGTGGGTCGTCGCGCTGCGCGTCCGGGACCGGCGGGACGGCAAGGTCCTCGTGTACGCGCCCTGCCTCGCCGGGTGGCCCGCCGGACTGGACGACGCGCTCCGCGACGCCGACTGCGTGTTCGTCGACGGCACCTTCTGGGACGACGAGGAGCCGCGCCGCGCGGGATTCACCGAGCGGACGGCCACCGGGATGGGCCACCTGCCGATCACCGGCCCCGGCGGCACGATCGACCGGCTCGCCGCGCTGCCCGCCGCGCGGCGCCTGTACACGCACCTGAACAACACCAACCGCCTCGTCGATCCGGGCGACGCCGGGCACCGGCGGCTCGCGGCGGCGGGGATCGAGGCAGCCCGGGAGGGAGCGGTGATCGAACTGTGA
- the pqqC gene encoding pyrroloquinoline-quinone synthase PqqC — protein MLNRFHYQRHIPVKDALILAKLDDGALRRAWIRRVHDHDGSPDGDGRDGGIERWLRLGEAVGLDRAALLSGAGVLPGVRLAVDGYVNFCRNASRLEAVASSLTELFAPDLMATRIAAWEHHYPWVEPDGLRYFQVRVGQGRRDSDEALRLVHAWARTRDDQERVLAAFTFKCEVLWSLLDAVEHAAPDRAGEVADAG, from the coding sequence GTGCTCAACAGGTTCCACTACCAGCGGCACATCCCGGTGAAGGACGCGCTGATCCTGGCGAAGCTCGACGACGGCGCGCTGCGGCGCGCCTGGATCCGCCGCGTCCACGACCACGACGGCTCCCCGGACGGGGACGGCCGCGACGGCGGGATCGAGCGGTGGCTGCGGCTCGGCGAGGCCGTCGGCCTGGACCGGGCGGCGCTGCTGTCCGGCGCGGGCGTGCTGCCGGGCGTCCGGCTGGCCGTGGACGGCTACGTGAACTTCTGCCGGAACGCGTCGCGGCTGGAGGCGGTCGCGTCGTCGCTGACCGAGCTGTTCGCGCCCGACCTGATGGCGACCCGGATCGCGGCGTGGGAGCACCACTACCCGTGGGTCGAGCCGGACGGGCTGCGGTACTTCCAGGTGCGCGTCGGGCAGGGCCGCCGCGACTCGGACGAGGCGCTGCGGCTCGTCCACGCGTGGGCGCGGACCCGGGACGACCAGGAGCGGGTGCTCGCCGCGTTCACGTTCAAGTGCGAGGTGCTGTGGTCGCTGCTGGACGCCGTGGAGCACGCGGCGCCCGACCGCGCGGGGGAGGTCGCCGATGCCGGCTGA
- the pqqD gene encoding pyrroloquinoline quinone biosynthesis peptide chaperone PqqD, translating to MPADAPWRPALDRSIVLRYDRVRDADLLLMPERAVRLSGAGGGILRLCDGRRTVAQIVAELAATFPDAPLDDEVPAFLERVRAKGWLR from the coding sequence ATGCCGGCTGACGCGCCGTGGCGTCCCGCCCTGGATCGTTCCATCGTGCTGCGGTACGACCGGGTCCGCGACGCCGACCTGCTGCTGATGCCCGAGCGCGCGGTCCGGCTCAGCGGCGCGGGCGGCGGCATCCTGCGGCTGTGCGACGGCCGCCGGACGGTCGCACAGATCGTCGCCGAACTCGCCGCGACGTTCCCGGACGCCCCGCTGGACGACGAGGTGCCCGCGTTCCTCGAACGGGTGCGGGCGAAAGGATGGCTGCGATGA
- the pqqE gene encoding pyrroloquinoline quinone biosynthesis protein PqqE produces the protein MTPAPTPEPIPAPIPAPSPAPWALLAEVTHACPLHCPYCSNPLELVRRSAELTAADWARVFAEAADLGVVQAHVSGGEPLLRPDLVEIVASAHRAGVYTQLVTSGVGLTADRLDALLDAGLNSVQLSLQDARRPGSDLIAGRVSYDDKERAAGVIRAARVPFGLNVVLHRRNLDNLREIIEVGARWGADRIELANAQFHGWALRNRAALMPEGGQLDRAKATVAAWRERHERPELVWVMPDHHEGVPKPCMGGWGARSITVGPDGTALPCPAAYGITDLAFPNVRDESLARIWSDSAAFNAYRGTDWMTGPCRECPRRETDFGGCRCQAHALTGDAARTDPACALSPDHHLVRAAAAAAREPGPPYVYRRPAALRP, from the coding sequence ATGACCCCCGCGCCGACCCCCGAGCCGATCCCCGCGCCGATCCCCGCCCCGAGCCCCGCCCCGTGGGCGCTGCTCGCGGAGGTCACCCACGCGTGCCCGCTGCACTGCCCGTACTGCTCGAACCCGCTCGAACTGGTCCGGCGGAGCGCCGAGCTGACCGCCGCCGACTGGGCCCGCGTCTTCGCCGAGGCCGCCGACCTCGGCGTCGTCCAGGCGCACGTGTCCGGCGGCGAACCCCTGCTGCGTCCCGACCTCGTGGAGATCGTCGCGTCCGCGCACCGCGCGGGCGTGTACACCCAGCTCGTCACCAGCGGCGTCGGCCTCACCGCCGACCGGCTGGACGCCCTCCTGGACGCGGGCCTGAACAGCGTGCAGCTCTCCCTGCAGGACGCGCGCCGTCCGGGCTCGGACCTCATCGCCGGGCGCGTCTCCTACGACGACAAGGAACGCGCCGCCGGGGTGATCCGCGCCGCCCGGGTGCCGTTCGGGCTGAACGTCGTCCTGCACCGCCGCAACCTCGACAACCTGCGGGAGATCATCGAGGTCGGGGCCCGCTGGGGCGCCGACCGGATCGAGCTGGCCAACGCGCAGTTCCACGGCTGGGCGCTGCGCAACCGGGCGGCCCTCATGCCGGAGGGCGGCCAGCTCGACCGCGCGAAGGCCACGGTCGCCGCGTGGCGCGAGCGGCACGAACGTCCCGAGCTCGTCTGGGTGATGCCCGACCATCACGAGGGCGTCCCGAAGCCCTGCATGGGCGGTTGGGGCGCGCGCTCGATCACCGTCGGCCCGGACGGCACGGCGCTGCCCTGCCCCGCCGCCTACGGGATCACGGACCTCGCCTTCCCGAACGTCCGGGACGAGTCGCTCGCCCGGATCTGGTCGGACTCGGCGGCCTTCAACGCCTACCGGGGCACGGACTGGATGACCGGCCCGTGCCGCGAATGTCCCCGCCGCGAGACCGACTTCGGCGGCTGCCGCTGCCAGGCGCACGCCCTCACCGGCGACGCCGCCCGCACCGACCCGGCCTGCGCCCTCTCCCCGGACCACCACCTCGTCCGCGCCGCGGCGGCCGCCGCCAGAGAGCCCGGACCCCCGTACGTCTACCGCCGCCCGGCGGCCCTCCGGCCGTGA